The Mytilus edulis chromosome 5, xbMytEdul2.2, whole genome shotgun sequence genomic interval AAGTGAAGACAAAGTAGATTGATTTCAAAGCACGATTCAGACCATTTTTACTCAAAGATTTTATTTCTTAAACAGGAACAGAGGTAAAAGACAAATCCAATCAAGGTGCACTCAGTGGGTTGAAAGATTCttcacatttttttcttcaaatatcacCCTTGCACACAACACAAATCGTGTGGGAATGCATatgtttgttttccttgattccGTATCATATAGACGCTTCAATGCAAAAATGCCTTGATTTAAAACGCTTGTTGACTACAGCATCGGAAAGGTATGACAAAAAAACCAACGCACGTTTACTACAGCATCGGAAAGATATCACCGAAAACCAAcatagcaaaaaaaataattttggacaAGAATGGCCAATAAATTTTTTCTAGTCGCTGCGATTTTACAggaattttgccttgcaacaggccaccttcggacccctcaaagagttattgcaagggttcttaactcTCTTtgcacgaggcatcggatttaacgtcccatTCTGTACGGACGTGAATGCATACttgatacatcctgcacagccaaacggacgccccactttggcaagcgttttactcCCGGTCTGGAGAAGAACAAGTGACCCGGCATATTTCTATTCTCCAGTCACCCCTGGGGTCAGACAATATATGAAAGGTAGAGACAAtgaactttaattcttaaataacttacaatattaaattaaataaaaaaagaatgcgAAGAATTGATACTCATaatgtacatgtagttaaaaGTTTGTTGATTACTGTTGCGGCATATGATTAAAAGACATGCTATTAAAGGTTTGTAGTTGAATATTTCTATCTtcaattataatttgtttttaataaaaaaaaaatgtttatacttTCGCAAGTGAATACGCCAAGTCTTTAAAAAGTTGAAGCTGACATATGGCAGTTTTTTAAGACCTTGATAGCCCTTGCACAGCGAAGCATGTCCCGGTGAATAGGTTTTGcatttatctttatcattaatacatTTACAATAAGGTCAATTTTGCATGATAGCTCTTATTCTATCACGGTTATGAAAGTCAACCCCAAAAAAAAATGCCAACCTATTCAATCTATACTGTTATATCTATATAACAGGCGatcattagaaaaaaataattacatcagatttagatgtttttaattttaactatATACATAACCGTTTATTCCTGTTTTGGGTAAAACCCGTTGGCGTTGCTCTGTACATTCCAGCACTGTTACAAATTATTGTGCTATtgtcattttttgtattcttgtccttCATTTTTGTTGTAATACTTTCTTTTTATTCAAGATAAATGTATACACGTAGGTGTACCAAACCAAtctaaaagtataaaaaacaaaattatccgacgttattctgattggctacactgcaatctcgcgttattccttaatcatcTTTTTTACACGATAAAATTTaccattcatgatgacacgaggtcccacaataaagtgcacaggtaaattatattaaaaacttgataaaaatgtaattataagtattgaatggttcattttgtaacttcatagggttgtaaaagcgttgaccgtgcaaaCCTTTTTAAAATAAAGCGCGgaacaaaatgtactttggtcaacgcttttacaccccaatgaagttacaaaagaAAGCTTTCAATTCTTAAGTACATATTAATTATGTTTAAATATAAGGTGTTTTTACAGACGCTCACACATCATCAAAGGCAATAATTGGCACTGTAGCAGGTGTGCTGGTAGTATTACTGATTGTATGTGTTGTCTTCATTAGTATTCTGATCATCAAAAAGAGAAAAGGTAactttgtaaataaaactaaaaaattcaAACGAATATTCACAAATGTGCTACCCTGACCAACGTTTTAAATGATATTTGTTCAATTGGCTTTCAAAAAAATTTGTTTCGATCTCGTTTGATACTTTTATTTCAGCATTACGTGTCATATATCTGGTATTTATAATTGATCAGTAATATTATGATATTAAGATAACATATTTGAATAACACCATTCTTTCATGGGGATCATCGTAGATGAACATGGATAATATTAAATAGATTAACTCTAAGAAATTAAAGTCGAATagtcgaataaaaaaaatcttgaaaagaaGACGTTCACTTTTATCAAAGGTTCATACATGAACATGAACATGACAAAACAAAATCACCAATACATGTTTATGGATGAACTAGATATAGACACATACAAAAATTTGTTGACTTAATGTATTTCTACTGCTAATACATGTTTCTAAATGAATTCAAAATACAGGATTCAGTAAAGTTTGTTTGACATCTTAAATAACAATCATACATTTTCATCGTAAACTTTGCAATCATGAGAAGTGGTACACCGACATTGCCTTCATATCGAAGAAAGATGCATCTCACATCTGATGCAATATTGCAGGATTTGGATTTCCTGTTATGATTTCTTTGATAAAGTGTACATGTAATAACTTACAAGAAAGCAATTGAAATAGATGTTTGAAATGGTTaagtttaaatcatcccttcgaTAGATTTAAGTTCGATACCATTATTTGATGATAGGTTGACCAAAGTATATGTGTTTCACATATTCCAACAGATATGTTTCTTTTGTCAAATCACAATCCTAGCCTGCCTTTTTTGTTTGTGACATTGCCCAGTTTGTCTCATGACTGTGTTTGTACTTCAACCGAGTTACTCGAAGGACTCACTTTAATGAATAGTTACTCCTTGCCACGCAGAAGCGTATTCCTTCACCCTTGGACAGCTTGTGTTGTTCGATATTCCCTATTCATGTGCGTTTTCGTCGTCGACTTTAGTCAGTGTTGgttctttaaatttatatacatttgatttGTGTTTGATATCTTCCCTGTTTCATTTCCCAAGATTATACTGTTTATCCTTTGATAATCCATCacgaaaattataaataataattgcCCATATGCAACGTGATTatgaaaacaatgatattgaaaaaTTATAGAAAGCTACTTGTTCAAAGTTTCCTTAACGAATTTAAAATATGTCTTTATTATTGTCTTTATGATTGATTCTAAGACTTTTAATTAACAGGcacgaaaaagacaaaaaagtaaGTAAAAATTATGTTACAGTGACTGTCATAGATTTAAAAAAGTAAGGTTTCAGTTTTAGTTGATAAGTTTTTTGTTTACATACAACTGGTCCAGTATAAATGTTAACAGAATGACGACTTCTACAAAATCAGGGAATATATAAGGtgtaagtaaaattcaaaacacaaCCGTGGTAAAAGGtaggcgaaatataccaaaaaaatattaaaacttttatGTCGAGAACAACAGGACAGGGCAAAGTACGAAAATGaacgaaaagacaaacagtaaacaaaacacaacataggaaactaaacTAAAATGGGGTGATCTGAGAGGGCTAGCACCCTGCTGGACATGTGGTACCTGTAAACAATTGAGAAGTCACAAATGTCAATTCGGTTGTATATGCATATGCATAAATACTTAATATTGCTAATTTGTCTGACTAGTTAAGTCTCAAAATCCCATGGGTTATTAATGCCTTCTGTCCAACATGTCGTAGTTAACATTGTTAATGATAAGGACACTTTCACTATTACGGAACTGAAAAGTTTCTTCACTAAAAAGACTTCCATTATAAAGCTTGAACTCTGGTTAAGTATAACTAGATCGGTTAGTAATGACTTTTATGCAGATTCGTCTTTTCATAAGGTCCTGTCTTTAGGACTTATGCTTCAAATcgtcatttgaattgttttacatgtacctAATATAGAATATATTGGcgttgctctgtacttatacattccaGCACTGTTACAAATTATTGTGCTATTGTCATTTTTTGTATACTTGTCCTTCATTTTTGTTGTAATACTTTCTCGAAAGAGTGTCTTCacgccattttgattttttttgccgacAAAGTTTCGTGTTTGTATAGTgattatgataaatatatatatatacaactcgtctaaacatcaacccaacaatgttagatctgtaaatttgctttcgcaaatttttggttcttccctcgccgggattcgaacccatgctactgtgatatcgtgacaccaaatcgcctgcactgcagccgtcccgctagacattgttgggttgatgtttagacgagttgtatatacattatgtactcagacgtacttatacaaatatatatatatatatatatatatattaactgcCGTACctcaatattttacatgttttcgtgtgcttagtttgtttttttttagttttcacatggttgtcaatataatggtattTTACAAGTAAGCAGTTTAGCTAGTCATAAAACTAGATTGAATCCACCGTTTTAAGAATGAAGAAATGCAtctacaaagtcagaaatatgacagttgctttccAATCGCTTGATAGGTTTGAGAAGTTTATGTATCTTTTGTAATTTATCCATTATTTAGAATTgaaaaaattgtcaacaaaagTAACTATATTAGTTTATACTATTTTTACCATGCATAAGATAGGGAAAAATGTTCTATGAATGTGTATACGCACtcattagttttgaaaaaaaatctagacGAAAGATTGTCTCTGAATTCCCTTGTAATTAACTTGAAATCCAAAACAAGTTGTTTTCAACAATATTCATCATCTCTTTTTATTAGTAGTTGCATAAAGTGCCTACATCGTTATAATACATACGTGAACAATGATATTCTTTTAAAGGAAATACTTTACCTtttcaaaatacacaaaaatgtgattcttgaaactttaaaattaaatgtttatttttcagaaaCGCTGGATTTCATGAAAACAGTGGCTTTCAGAACGTTCAAATTGGAGACGAGTACGAAGAAGTTATCAGTAAATCAGGTACGTCAGATATAATGCATTTTAGAAATTCTTCTTAAACCACGTGTACTGATATAAAAATAGTATTTTACGTAAAATAATTACACTTCTTGATGATTTCATAAATATGAAATGTCTTTTTCAACCACAATAAATCATTCACCAGATTTCGCTGAATGTACAAATAGATTTGTCCTTCATTTTTAAATGGAGGATGTTTTCATTTCAGATACAGAAGAAAAGCAGTAAGTATTAGTAGCTTCTGAATtagttttgtatttattataattatcataattattaacAGTTCAAAACGTCTTTTTCACTTAATTTCATTTCTATTGAAGGTACATTATATAATTGTCAAGATTTACCCGTTTTTTGAAAAGTGGTTTCCCTTTTAATTACATTATTGTATATTAGAGagaattgttataatttttattcACATATTACAGAACTAGTAAAACCTACGAAGCACTTCGACCAATGGAGGCTGTTGAAGTTTATGATAATTTGGAGAACGACAAAGGTATGTGTAATATAACGTCATCGTTTAAAACATACTGCACATGTATCTGATCAGCAAATCATAGTATAAATATGATTTAATACAAgtaataaatcttttaaaatactGAGGTTATTATTTAGTttgccagatgcgcgtttcagTTGAtgatattataaatgaaaattctgCAAATACTCCTGATACAGTACATTCTTGATGgtaaagaaaacaaacatacTAACttgaataattcaacattttatacaCAGTTATTCCATAAATGAGTTGCATTTTGTTAgggaacaaacaaacaaataataaaataaaaaaatacaccaACATTTATATAGGAAAATAGGTTGTTGCACATCATCAATAGGTTGTATCAGTTGCACGAGAGAGGAAATTTTAAATGGAACAACCACaattgttatttgtatattttgtaggcCTACCATCGTCTAAATCGTAAGTTATTTTATTGATTACTGTTGTAAACATTTCATTACACTTTGGAACAAACAAAATTTATCCGATTTGTGCAAAggactttttaaacaaaaatatataattattgtttCACACTGTATTTGAAATTGTACTTCAATCTTTAGATGTCCGTGTGTTGTGTTACATTTACTGATAATACACGATTCTCAATTATTTTGgacaacagagaaaaaaaaacttcatagTTAAAGCggtgcgaaaaataccagagggacactcagACTCATAAGTctaaaattaactgacaacgccatggctgaaaaaagggaaacaaacaaaaagtagtacacaaacataacatagaatactaaagactaagcaacaaatACCCAACCAATacctagggatgatctcaggtgatccgaaAATATAAGAAGATCATGCTATACATGTGGAACTTCTCGTGTTGTTCGTGTTAAGACAAACCCTGTAATAAGTCCAGTGCGGTAGGTCACAATCGGGAAAAGACGATGTGATAGTTGTATACATAATCTGCTTTCCTAGTTTCCCCATAGAATAAAGATAGTGTAATAAATTACTAACACAGTTACTTTTATTTCTGCATACACGGTTACAATTAATTTGTGTCCTATTAATGCATATTTAATATTACTTTATTGAAACTGGTCAGTGattttatagtttatatctagattaaaaggtgtgttttatttcaaattataaatgAGCCGTAAAGCGTATTTTAACGCAAACAAGTAAAAAATGAATATCCTCATAGtgtttgtttaaatataattcaaatctttattgcaGAAAAAATTGTTTAAGACGGCATATAAGTCAAATAATGGTTCttttaatgttttcttgtcgTATAAATAAAAGGTAAACGTACCAACATCTCCAAATGGTATACCCAGTCGAGAGATATAAATGGAGAGAAAAAACGAACAATGTAATTTGCGTTCAGATTacagagaaaaaatatttgaattattttagaaGTCGCTCTTTCATCATTTAATGATCAACACGTTTCTGATGAACGGCACCGATTATAGTTTCTCGTAATTGGCTGGTAAATAGGATAAAACCAAATAAATTTTACGAAATCTGATGTACTTTCTGACCGATAACGGTTccacatggtatataaaaaagaaaagaaaagtagTATAATATATGAGAATATTGAGTTAAGCTAAAGTATATAAAGTGTTTGAACATATAATTAAAAACAAGGGTCCCTGACCATTCAAAATCGAAAAACATTGACACTGATTTTTGAATTATTACTCAAAGTTAGTAATAAGGTTGATAAATATGAAATTAGGATTGAGATTGATTTTGTATTACTTTGATTACAATCTATATGTAGTTGCAACTTCGCTTTGACGTGATCATATTGATAAATGATATGTattgtatatacttttttttattatgtcattAAGCATCGTCACTATTTCTGACTTTCTTAGTTTGAATAGTTTAAATGCATTTCTAACGAATACACAGAAATCTTCAAGATTCATCTATTTAATTCTGATTAGtcctttatttttattacattttaatatatttacagtTGCAATGACTTGTGTGTATACATTTCAGAACAAGCAAAACCTATGAATCTCTTGGAACCAAAGACGCTGTTAACGTGTATGATGATTTAGATAATCATAAAGGTATATAGTAGAATATTATTGTATATCTGCTGCGCACATAATTGTAGAAATATGTTATTAAGTGTCCTTTAATTGATTTGCAGTATACGAAACATTGcggtaaaacaaacaacaacacaaacaaatatcaaacaataaataaataaataaggactattggaaaaaaaatggttgttCTTTACTTCAACGATGTGTTAAAACCGTATAAATGTATTATCCAGTGAATCTCTGTCAGGATATTAAATATGTACAGTTAGATACCAAAAAGATATGCGTTGTTTTGATATATTAGTAACCTGTATGCATATTTTTCGCTGTTATTCATcttattaattatttaaaaaataaatgaaattaaagacaCGTTACATACAACATCAAGTTGTCCTATGGTTGTTGTACCTGTATATTAACTGCTTTATATACCAAttgcaaacaaataatatatttgcCGCACAAATTGCATGCTTGGAAAATTTTAGTTCTAACAATCACAATTGCTATTTGTTATCTTGTAGACCTGCCATCGTCTAAACCGTAAGTATTTATATGGATAACTAATGCGTACATGTAATTGTGTATCctttaaattatcattttgtGTGTATATACAGGAACCAAATTAACACGAGGACATTTTTGGGTACAATGTAATAATGTTTCCGTATATGCTTCTTTTGTAATTAGGGAACAGTAGCATTAAACTACGGTTAATAATGAGATTCTTATTGTTGATCTCGTGCGAAAAGCAACTCAACATCGACAAATGATGACTCAGACATTAAACGTTGccttaccaagtcaggagcctctggcctttgttagtcttgttttattttaatgttagtttcttgtgtacaatttggaaattagtatggctttcattatcactgaactagtacacaatgtatacatttgtttaggggccagcttaaggacgcctccgggtgcgggaatttctctctacattgaagacctgttggtgaccttctgctgttgttttttctatgggcgggttgttgtctctttgacacattccacatttcaattgtattacaattaaaaaacaaatttgacatagACATACCTTGACCCAAAAAGTAAGTTTTATGATTAGTGTAAGATAAATTCCTGCAAGTACGGCGTCACCGAAAACTTGATACCCAAGGGTTATACTACAACACAAAATGCGATGCAAATTTAGTAGTTGTGACGAGTTTGATACCGTACAACTTGCACATGACGATTTTTTTACATATGTTTTAAGGCACAACCACGGTTTAAAGCtctaatattaaaagaatatgaatagaaaaaaaaattgttttactttataatattaaaggaagttttctgtttatataatattgagaatggaaatggggaatgtgtcaaagagacaactacccgaccaaagagcagacaacagacgaaggccactaatgggtcttcaacgcagcgagaaattTACGCATCCGGAGGCGTGCTTAAGCTGGCTcctcaacaaaaatgtatactagttcagtgagaatagacgtcatacttaactccgaaacatacacaggaaactgtaattttaaaatcataaaagacttataaaggccagaggctcctgacttgggatagcgGAAACATGCAGTAGGTTTAAACATGATGTTTGATACTATATTTCCCTATAcatctagtcaatgtagaaaaacaaaacaaaaacaatacgcacagtaaaacttagtTCAAAAGAACAATTAattaataaccgtttcacaaatgatagcgggtcgtaactacagtcccctcccctttcataaatgtgacctaccgaactagactatttaccggatttattaactcataagcaacacgacggtgccacatgtggagcaggatctgcttacccttccggagcatctgagatcactcctagtttttggtggggttcgtgttgtttattttttatttttttatgttgtgttatgtgtactattgtttgtctgtttgtccttttcatttttagccattgcgttgtccaTTTATTGTCGATTCACGAGTTTGcctgtacctctggtatctttcgtccttcttttaggTAACTAAACAAATtggcaattatacataaattaacaaaggactactagaagttattgacatgccagctccagaccgcAATTACACTGATTGAAGGATTATGTATTCATAATATGaatatcaagtacaatccctccccTTAGGGGtctagtattataccatcataaaatatataagaaaagcATAACCTGTATCATGCCAACATCTGGTTTAAGAAGAAATGTGTTTAGGTCCGATGCAAATACCCTATAAGTGAAtgaatattaaagccaaaatatgccatctttaaagacctgacaacagtatcgtaactatatcccttctcaATAAGTCTGATTCAAGGTTTTGTTAgattttgaggtgaatgccgataaaaatataaatgtattttgacGCACTTGAATCTTCTGATATCGATTTCTGTGCTAAAAACCAATGAAATCAGCTGTATACACCCATTACAAATCATTCAATACAAACTATGTCTAATTGAACATGAAATCAAAAAGACCTATTACATACGTTGTATTTGTAACTATATTGGAGTTGTATTATGTGTTTTAGTTCAGTAGACCCATATGACGCATTGTCTACCcaagataaaacaaatgtgtaTGAGGAATTGGAAAATCAGAAAGGTAGTCTTAAGAATCATGAACAGATAAGGTTTTTTAGATGTTAGAATTTCAAAGCATTTTCCTTTAACTATCAAGATTATACAGTCATGTATCGTGTTACTAACTAAAACTTCTGATATTTATATTGATAACTTAAAAACATGTGTAGTGTTAATACAACAGAAGATCGTACAAGGATAGTCTTGAGgttgaattatatataaatgaaatgcaAGCATTTACTGAAATAAGTTTTATTTGTGTAATGAAAAGTTCGTAATAGTAAATTAAACTTAAAGGAAGGTATTCtcaatcaaattttgaattatcaaaAGTATCTTAGCATGTTTTATGTACAAATCCAAAGACATTCAAGTACAAATTTGATACAGTTAGTAATAATATCTGTCACATACTCTTCAATTCCAAACGATATTACTTACAATGAAATACAATCGATTCCGTTCTTCTGTTTATGATACATATATGCAGTCAAAACCACCTATATACAGttaaaattaaagttaaattCTATTCAAAGTGCCAACGTTCCTGCTATTTGAGATACTCTTGTTGCAACTTAAacatgtcatattttatttcatttcgcACCTATGCTCATATACAGTGATATGCACTCGTCTTGTAGTCTAAATTTAGATACATCACAGCACTTACCCTGTTGATTTCTTATTtcatttgttctcgtcctgaattaCTGAAAACACATGCTTGTTTTCCATCGTCAATTAATTGGTAGCTGTTGAATTGCTTTGCATTTCTTTATCATATGAGAACAGATCGGTTAAATGTACATGTGCCTTATCAAATGTATACAGAACATTTATTGACCTACTATGACTTAATTACATTTGAAAACTAATTAAGAATAAATAAAGTACATAAggcaaaatgatgtttttttaatGCTAAAATCGTTCAAGATACAACATATTCAATGATATTACCAATTACAAATTGAATATCTCCATACCAACGAAGTGGTACAGTTTAATAGTATTTATTTTTGGACTTttcaataataatgaaaaaaaaccattaaagtAATACGCAGTTAcattggatttttttatatctttcagAAGAAGCAGATAAAGTGTATGTCAATGAAGCATTCTGAACTGAATTTTAGAACAATATTGTGTAATACAATCTATGCAATTAAATGAGGAAAAGAGATATTTACTTGGTACCTATTTTTCGTTGATGTGAACTGCTGAACAGTGCGATTTCTTTGTCCAGCCTATATACTATAAAtgcttgattttatttttagttatgtTGAGCGTGTTAATGGAAAGTTGAACAAAGAAAATGGAAACAGTGAAGTATTATCTTTGTACACTGTAATGCAAttctcaactttattttttttaaaacgtatatctaatcatatttttataatgtagctttttctaaatatataaataaaaattacattcaccttttcttaaaatattcaatacatgtatgtatttatcatatttaatgaAGAAAGTTTCTTGCAATGAAAACGAAACAAATAATCACATTTCCGGTGGAAAAACTGTATAAaattacatatacaattaaaGGTAACCAGGAAAAAGTTCATGAACATTACCTTGATGTACAGTCAACAAACTAGTCGGGTCCAAACAATTCTCATGAATCAATAAAACATAGCCGTCCAATTACCAAATGAAACACTAAAATTGTATAAGACAAACACGTTTGACTCAATTGTGTGACCGCTTTGTAGCTCAACTGGACCaaaagggtcaagtgagcttttctcaccacttggcgtccatTGTTGTCATCGGCCGTCGTCGtcctttaacttttacaaaaatattatacTCTGAATCTACTTGACCATATATAAGCAAACTTAGCCCAAATCATCCTAaaggtatatagtttaaaaatatatCCGATGACCTAgcccatcaaccaagatggcaaccatggctaaaaatagaacattgttTCAAATGCGATTTTacggcttatatctctgaaactgaagcatttagagaaCATCTTGCATTGGGtaaatgtttatcaggtgaaaaactaactgccctgaaatttataGATGCAACAGCTGCAGACaatccgttgtttggttgctgcccctgaatcggtaattttaaagaaattttgcagtttttggttaatatcttgaatataacaatagatagagataaactgtaaacatccaAATTGTATTGCAGAGTAAGGTCAACAAAACTGTCAACtttcacatttttttgtaaatttatgtaatcctttacaaaaatgttctcttATGAAATTAAACCCAACTAGGCCACACTCATCATTTGGGTATATAGTTTTATAATTGTGTCTGATAACCCCGCAAGGCCCTTACCAATCAACATGGCCAACATGTCTAAAAAtcgaatataggggtaaaatgcaagttttgtcaattttttttttaaccgttataaatagagaaaatctaATATGAGCAAACATGTTAAGATGAatgagctctaccaattgtccATTAACGTCTTAACTGTGAGACAAAttcttttaggagttattgcccatgaatgacattttttttattcatttttgccTATCACATTTGTatcatgaaaaatatattaagaGAGAAACATTTTTATACCGTTATTCCTTATGTGattcaaattataacatgtaGATAAATAAAcgctgtaaatttaaaaaaaaatatcatcaagggAAGATCTATTTAAAAGTGAAATTTTGCCGATTTAGTTACCATGGTTAGTACATTGTCACCCTTCATAGAAGTAATTGCCTTAAACGAGGATTTTGTTTACCCTCTTTTGTTTTTTGTGCAACAACTACAGAAGATAGAGAGAAAGCAAACAGACTAAAAGATCAGTAATACAAGATAAACAGTATAGAAATTTTTGTCATGAAGTCTATTCTCGTCTACAATGTTCGTTTAATATGCA includes:
- the LOC139524355 gene encoding uncharacterized protein; the protein is MTINCTAVGGQPPPEITLVILGTTYTGNQSRHHTFSPQRSDDGHNVTCQAGYTDINHYPLTVSAQIHLKHAHTSSKAIIGTVAGVLVVLLIVCVVFISILIIKKRKGTKKTKKNAGFHENSGFQNVQIGDEYEEVISKSDTEEKQTSKTYEALRPMEAVEVYDNLENDKGLPSSKSTSKTYESLGTKDAVNVYDDLDNHKDLPSSKPSVDPYDALSTQDKTNVYEELENQKEEADKVYVNEAF